One Roseburia rectibacter DNA window includes the following coding sequences:
- a CDS encoding TRAP transporter small permease gives MPKFFQTIDKIKPAYDITYKVVLFICKLLLTADLVITSVCVVGRYVSFVPDPAWSEEVVLTLMSYMAVLSAALAIRRNAHIRMTAFDQYLPKSVIRALDIFADVAVLILGVIMITVGFSYAVQIGAKGNYVSMPSVSKFWMYFPIPLAGIAMVVFEIEAVYNHIKGIFVKEDK, from the coding sequence ATGCCAAAATTTTTTCAGACCATTGATAAAATAAAACCGGCATATGACATTACATATAAGGTCGTTTTATTCATATGTAAATTATTGCTGACGGCAGATCTTGTGATCACAAGTGTCTGCGTTGTCGGAAGATACGTTTCGTTTGTGCCGGATCCGGCATGGAGTGAGGAAGTCGTTCTGACACTGATGTCTTATATGGCAGTATTATCTGCAGCACTTGCAATAAGAAGAAATGCACATATCCGTATGACAGCATTTGATCAGTATCTGCCAAAATCTGTGATCCGTGCACTGGATATTTTTGCAGATGTAGCAGTATTGATCCTTGGTGTGATAATGATCACAGTTGGCTTTTCCTATGCAGTCCAGATCGGTGCAAAAGGAAATTATGTAAGTATGCCAAGTGTTTCAAAATTCTGGATGTATTTCCCGATTCCACTTGCAGGAATTGCAATGGTGGTATTTGAGATTGAAGCAGTTTATAACCATATCAAAGGAATTTTTGTAAAGGAGGATAAATAA
- a CDS encoding sensor histidine kinase — MKKRIKLWWQELTIQKKIAVFTGMVCLTILLSVVFNVWVVRFSLVDFNGILQDNAKCSELIQALEQESTLFESYMRNPDAEKKEELDRAMKRTKNAVYDLPFQYRKVGELRYAKTWSIRSSYEVYCTKRDAILSMEDNVTDYVSRLYEVYDMQKYLGQYAGILMNCTIEEGDISYQKKVPTLISVPMVVIFAGLLLLFGIAEMASLMKETIMSPIFKLVRASQKIAANDFFIEDVKVDNKDELGELVHAFNKMKYATGEYIQALEEKRKTLDLLHEEELEKLETEKRLEMTKLELLKSQINPHFLFNTLNVIGGMACLEEAATTEKMIRALSALFRYNLKNQETEVCLSQELKIVEDYMYLQQMRFGERISYQKICRVDADKVIVPAFTFQPLVENAIIHGLSKKEEGGTVRIHIWQQGEFIFITIGDDGLGMDDELLMHLRRELAKEDGKTGIGLGNIYRRIHAMYQDGNVEVYSRKDAGTVIKIQIRHKEVGEEDVPCVGGGR; from the coding sequence TTGAAGAAAAGGATAAAATTATGGTGGCAGGAGCTTACCATTCAAAAGAAAATAGCAGTGTTTACCGGGATGGTCTGTCTGACCATCCTGCTTTCCGTTGTTTTTAATGTCTGGGTTGTTCGTTTTTCACTGGTCGATTTTAACGGTATTTTACAGGATAATGCAAAGTGCAGCGAACTGATTCAGGCATTAGAGCAGGAGAGTACGCTGTTTGAAAGTTATATGAGAAATCCGGATGCAGAGAAAAAAGAAGAGTTAGACCGTGCCATGAAACGGACAAAAAATGCTGTTTATGATCTGCCATTTCAGTACCGTAAGGTCGGAGAACTCCGTTATGCAAAAACATGGTCGATCCGCAGCAGTTATGAAGTTTACTGTACGAAAAGAGATGCGATTCTTTCCATGGAAGACAATGTGACAGATTATGTCAGCAGACTCTACGAAGTTTATGATATGCAGAAATACTTAGGACAGTATGCCGGGATACTGATGAACTGTACGATCGAGGAGGGGGATATCTCCTATCAGAAAAAAGTACCGACATTAATCAGCGTACCGATGGTAGTTATATTTGCCGGACTTTTGCTGTTATTTGGAATTGCGGAAATGGCTTCGTTGATGAAAGAAACGATCATGTCGCCCATTTTTAAGCTGGTGCGTGCATCACAGAAAATCGCAGCAAATGATTTCTTTATAGAGGACGTAAAAGTAGACAATAAAGATGAGCTTGGGGAGTTGGTTCATGCATTCAATAAAATGAAATATGCGACAGGAGAATATATTCAGGCACTGGAAGAAAAACGAAAGACGTTAGATCTCTTACATGAGGAAGAATTGGAAAAACTAGAGACAGAAAAGCGATTGGAGATGACCAAACTCGAACTGTTAAAAAGCCAGATCAACCCGCATTTTCTGTTTAATACATTAAATGTGATCGGTGGAATGGCATGTTTAGAAGAGGCTGCAACGACCGAAAAAATGATCCGTGCATTATCTGCGCTTTTCCGGTATAACCTGAAAAATCAGGAAACGGAAGTGTGTCTGTCGCAGGAATTAAAAATTGTAGAAGATTATATGTATCTGCAGCAGATGCGGTTTGGAGAGCGTATCTCGTATCAGAAGATCTGCCGTGTGGATGCGGATAAAGTCATTGTTCCGGCATTTACGTTTCAGCCGCTTGTGGAAAATGCCATTATTCATGGACTTTCCAAAAAGGAAGAAGGCGGAACCGTGCGGATACATATCTGGCAGCAGGGAGAATTTATATTCATTACGATTGGAGACGATGGACTGGGTATGGATGATGAGCTGCTTATGCATCTGCGCAGAGAACTGGCAAAAGAAGATGGAAAGACTGGAATCGGACTTGGAAATATTTACCGGAGGATACATGCAATGTATCAGGATGGAAATGTGGAAGTTTACAGCAGGAAAGATGCCGGGACTGTCATAAAAATACAGATCAGACATAAGGAAGTGGGAGAAGAAGATGTACCGTGTGTTGGTGGCGGACGATGA
- a CDS encoding ABC transporter ATP-binding protein, whose product MQRRKGICGMHSETQSKTHGSKNVGSVMLRTIKKQKWLSIGIVCAVVGAILTALLPPLILGNIIDSMTAGNAVSFYLILLYFGFTLLTGLLESSREGLLVVFGQKITHALRSSLMDKYTVLTADALIHQEPGAVVSRFVGDVDTVENLFTSGIISMFADACKIISILAVIWFKNRGLAIVLVVLLPFLFWFTRIVQKNMLAAQIENRRAVSRASGHVPQTLHNIRTIRNLGRENYMAECYDTYIGESYRAMERTNFYDAIYSPVILILNAVVVAVVMLLSASGNANVLNLFGMSAGTAVAVMNYISQIFSPVESLGMEIQTIQSAIAGVHRINEFFSLEELPDKTGYIKENLQKADTSFVSFENVTFAYEEQNVIDNLSFEVKEGEQVTLSGRTGAGKSTIFKLLLGLYEPKTGSVQIQGKPAKDIPDTEKRHLFGYVEQSFHMVPGTVKEQITLYDPSITMEDVRAAAKMTGLDDTIMSLEHGYDTPCSDGIFSQGQWQLLSIARAAAAKPKLLLLDEITANLDAQTEKEVLQALKRVSENRTVISISHRVNATTGRVIEI is encoded by the coding sequence ATGCAGCGGAGAAAGGGGATATGCGGGATGCATAGCGAGACACAAAGTAAAACACATGGCAGTAAAAATGTAGGAAGCGTGATGCTTCGGACGATAAAAAAACAAAAATGGCTTTCTATCGGAATTGTGTGTGCAGTTGTTGGTGCAATTCTGACAGCACTCCTGCCACCGCTTATTCTTGGAAATATCATAGATAGTATGACAGCGGGAAATGCAGTATCATTTTACCTTATTTTATTATATTTTGGTTTTACTTTGCTCACAGGATTGCTGGAAAGTTCAAGAGAGGGACTGTTAGTTGTGTTTGGACAAAAGATCACGCACGCACTCAGAAGCAGTCTGATGGATAAATATACAGTTCTGACAGCGGATGCACTGATACATCAGGAGCCTGGAGCGGTGGTTTCCCGATTTGTAGGGGATGTTGATACGGTAGAAAATCTGTTTACATCAGGGATCATCAGTATGTTTGCGGACGCGTGCAAGATCATCAGTATTCTTGCAGTCATCTGGTTTAAAAACCGCGGACTTGCCATTGTACTGGTGGTATTGCTGCCATTTCTGTTCTGGTTTACGCGCATTGTGCAGAAAAATATGCTGGCAGCGCAGATCGAGAACCGGCGTGCCGTAAGCCGTGCATCGGGTCATGTGCCTCAGACGCTTCACAATATAAGAACAATCCGTAATCTTGGCAGGGAAAACTATATGGCAGAGTGTTATGACACTTATATCGGGGAAAGTTACCGTGCCATGGAGCGGACAAATTTTTATGATGCGATCTATTCTCCGGTTATTTTGATCTTAAATGCCGTGGTTGTGGCAGTTGTTATGTTACTTTCAGCGTCCGGCAATGCAAACGTATTAAATCTGTTTGGAATGTCAGCCGGTACAGCAGTTGCTGTCATGAATTATATTTCACAGATATTTTCCCCGGTGGAGAGTCTTGGTATGGAAATCCAGACGATACAGTCCGCGATAGCAGGCGTGCATAGGATCAATGAATTTTTCAGTCTGGAAGAACTTCCGGACAAAACAGGATACATAAAAGAAAATCTGCAAAAAGCAGATACGTCTTTTGTAAGTTTTGAAAATGTAACATTTGCCTATGAAGAACAAAATGTGATAGATAACCTTAGTTTTGAGGTGAAAGAAGGAGAACAGGTCACACTTTCCGGTCGCACCGGTGCAGGAAAAAGTACGATATTTAAGCTGCTGTTAGGACTATATGAACCAAAGACCGGCAGTGTACAAATTCAGGGAAAGCCGGCAAAAGATATCCCGGACACAGAAAAACGTCACCTTTTCGGCTATGTAGAGCAGTCTTTCCATATGGTTCCGGGAACTGTAAAAGAGCAGATCACACTGTATGATCCGTCTATTACCATGGAGGATGTCCGTGCGGCTGCAAAAATGACAGGACTTGATGATACGATCATGAGCTTAGAACATGGGTATGATACACCGTGTTCGGATGGAATTTTCTCGCAGGGGCAATGGCAGCTTTTGTCGATCGCCCGCGCAGCGGCGGCAAAACCGAAACTGCTTCTTTTAGATGAGATCACAGCAAATCTGGATGCACAGACAGAAAAAGAGGTTTTGCAGGCGTTAAAACGTGTCAGTGAGAACCGGACTGTGATATCTATCTCGCATAGAGTGAATGCGACAACGGGCAGAGTGATTGAAATCTGA
- a CDS encoding TRAP transporter substrate-binding protein, whose translation MKKKVLSAIVCAAMVFSMTACGLQSPNTATGNSGTTNAATSDAGTSDAEAADTTTEAASTGDSATEPVGPAVTLVYAEVNPLEGTIVGQTATAFKDKVEELSGGSITIDIQANGVLGAESDVLDTMLGGGGTIDMARISAFALTSYGGEKSSLLSVPFTFVNRDHFWNFATSDLAQEFLLEPHENGSGIRGLFYGEEGFRHFFTVKPISGMEDLAGMKIRVSNDPIMTGMVEALGANPTVVAMGELYSALQTGVVDAAEQPIANYQANAFPEVANNIILDGHTLGAIQVVITDEAWDKLTPEQQDVLTEAGEYASQYNRKISEETENKILDELKADGCNVIEVDDIKPWQDACKDVIEEATKDNKELYQKILDMAN comes from the coding sequence ATGAAGAAAAAAGTTTTATCTGCAATCGTATGTGCAGCAATGGTATTTTCCATGACAGCGTGTGGCTTACAGTCACCGAACACAGCGACAGGCAACAGCGGAACAACAAATGCAGCAACATCGGATGCAGGTACATCAGATGCAGAAGCAGCAGACACAACGACAGAAGCAGCATCCACAGGCGATAGCGCAACAGAACCGGTTGGACCGGCAGTGACACTTGTATATGCTGAGGTTAACCCGTTAGAGGGAACCATTGTTGGACAGACAGCTACCGCATTCAAAGACAAAGTAGAAGAGCTTTCCGGCGGAAGCATCACAATCGATATCCAGGCAAACGGTGTATTAGGAGCTGAGTCAGATGTCTTAGATACCATGCTTGGCGGAGGCGGCACGATTGATATGGCTCGTATCTCTGCATTCGCACTGACAAGCTATGGCGGAGAAAAATCCAGCCTTTTATCCGTACCATTCACATTTGTAAACAGAGATCATTTCTGGAACTTCGCAACATCTGATCTGGCACAGGAATTTTTGCTTGAGCCGCATGAGAACGGAAGCGGTATCCGCGGACTGTTCTACGGAGAAGAAGGTTTCCGTCATTTCTTTACCGTGAAACCGATCTCCGGAATGGAAGATCTTGCAGGAATGAAGATCCGTGTATCAAATGACCCGATCATGACAGGTATGGTTGAAGCACTTGGAGCAAACCCGACCGTTGTTGCCATGGGTGAGTTATATTCCGCATTACAGACAGGCGTTGTTGATGCAGCAGAGCAGCCGATCGCAAACTATCAGGCAAATGCATTCCCGGAAGTTGCAAACAACATTATCTTAGACGGACATACATTAGGAGCAATCCAGGTAGTCATCACAGATGAAGCATGGGATAAATTAACACCGGAACAGCAGGATGTATTAACAGAGGCTGGTGAGTATGCGTCCCAGTACAACCGTAAGATTTCTGAAGAGACAGAGAACAAGATCTTAGACGAGTTAAAAGCAGACGGATGCAACGTTATTGAAGTAGATGACATCAAACCATGGCAGGATGCTTGTAAAGATGTTATTGAAGAAGCAACAAAAGATAACAAAGAGTTATATCAGAAGATCCTTGATATGGCAAACTAA
- a CDS encoding MATE family efflux transporter, which translates to MDMEHTSIPKLLLKLSPPVMLALLIQSIYNIVDSFFVAKYSAVGLTALSIIYPIQLLMVALATGTGAGVNILISRLDGLGRSKEQHQVIKSGLLLTLFHFLIFAVAGTMLAEFYFQISTDNLAVAKDGIIYTKIIFIGSLGLFVESICTKILQARGNMVIPMIAQITGSLLNIILDLFLIFGLTGFPELGIAGAAIATVIGQWAAMFITLIAVIRKYSLRGRFQISVCKQIYQNGIGSIVTQSLFTLYIVGLNMILKGFTEDAVTVLGIYYKIQSFFFIPLLGFQQVLLPLISYNYGAGKISRTKDILKFASIVSCCIMTVATMIFFAFPHLLIAIFSTSPALLNIGSYALRVISISFIFAGLTIVITSYLQGIARMQASIFIIVLRQVFLLVPLAWVLHFWGLNAVWWTFPLTEVIACVAGIICVKMFR; encoded by the coding sequence ATGGATATGGAACATACATCAATTCCAAAACTCTTATTAAAATTATCGCCACCGGTAATGCTGGCACTGCTGATACAGTCGATCTACAATATTGTGGACAGTTTTTTTGTGGCAAAATATTCTGCAGTCGGATTGACTGCTTTATCCATCATATATCCGATCCAGCTTTTAATGGTAGCACTCGCCACCGGAACAGGTGCCGGTGTCAATATTTTAATTTCAAGGTTAGACGGACTGGGAAGATCAAAAGAACAGCATCAGGTCATCAAAAGCGGACTTTTGCTTACGCTCTTTCATTTTCTTATTTTCGCTGTGGCCGGGACTATGCTAGCTGAATTTTATTTTCAGATTTCTACAGATAACCTTGCGGTTGCAAAGGATGGAATTATTTATACAAAAATTATTTTTATCGGTTCTCTCGGGCTTTTTGTTGAATCCATCTGTACCAAGATTTTACAGGCAAGAGGAAACATGGTCATCCCAATGATCGCCCAGATAACCGGTTCCCTGTTAAATATCATACTTGATCTTTTTCTTATTTTCGGACTTACCGGTTTTCCAGAACTTGGCATTGCAGGCGCTGCCATCGCAACCGTGATCGGACAGTGGGCAGCCATGTTTATTACACTGATCGCTGTTATACGGAAATATTCTCTTCGCGGCAGGTTTCAGATATCTGTCTGTAAACAGATCTACCAGAATGGCATTGGCTCCATTGTGACGCAGTCGCTTTTTACACTTTATATTGTAGGTCTTAATATGATTTTAAAGGGATTTACCGAAGATGCCGTGACGGTGCTTGGCATTTATTATAAGATACAGTCTTTCTTTTTTATTCCGCTGCTTGGATTTCAGCAGGTGCTGCTTCCGCTTATCAGCTACAATTACGGTGCCGGTAAAATATCACGCACAAAAGATATTTTGAAATTCGCATCCATCGTTTCTTGCTGCATTATGACGGTTGCAACTATGATCTTTTTTGCCTTTCCGCACCTTTTGATAGCAATTTTCTCCACCAGTCCTGCACTGTTAAACATCGGCAGTTATGCGCTGCGTGTTATCTCGATCAGCTTTATTTTTGCAGGACTTACTATTGTTATCACTTCATATCTGCAGGGAATTGCCCGTATGCAGGCAAGCATCTTTATCATTGTGCTGCGGCAGGTGTTTTTGCTGGTGCCATTGGCATGGGTGCTTCATTTTTGGGGACTTAACGCAGTCTGGTGGACATTTCCGCTGACGGAAGTGATCGCATGCGTGGCAGGGATCATCTGTGTGAAAATGTTTCGTTAA
- a CDS encoding MerR family transcriptional regulator, translating into MKEEYYQIGEVSKITGISKDTLHFYTKAGLVTPDYINPDNHYHYYSRWNMYQLDIITTCRNLGIPLDKVRQIISSKDNDKVVHLLMEYRKEALRLSEYYAQVADDILWYDSENEHIKAQTPSHKIQVRYLEQETVIAGSLTREDSSYHANLQEVLKQEFQQTHFVRRKYGYFLDPDRLLQNDLLKCREYMKLPNGDYSSINPEHLYTLPAGDYAVFTVQIQDETADFSPLLDFLSSEGFTTDIVFAEEIGFQLFKYIHNYYCEIKAHLIKK; encoded by the coding sequence TTGAAAGAAGAATATTACCAGATCGGTGAGGTCAGCAAAATCACCGGTATTTCCAAAGATACGTTACATTTTTATACGAAGGCAGGTCTCGTGACACCCGACTATATCAACCCTGACAATCATTACCATTATTATTCCCGCTGGAACATGTATCAGCTTGATATCATTACCACCTGCAGGAATCTTGGCATACCGCTCGATAAAGTACGACAGATCATTTCCTCGAAAGATAACGATAAAGTTGTTCATCTTCTGATGGAATACCGCAAAGAAGCCTTACGTTTAAGCGAATATTATGCGCAGGTTGCAGACGATATCCTCTGGTATGATTCCGAAAATGAACATATCAAAGCCCAGACCCCGTCACATAAAATCCAGGTCAGATATCTAGAACAGGAAACGGTCATCGCCGGAAGCCTGACACGCGAGGATTCTTCCTACCATGCCAATCTGCAGGAGGTCTTAAAGCAGGAATTTCAACAAACACATTTTGTCCGTAGAAAATACGGATACTTTCTGGATCCGGACCGTCTTTTACAAAATGATCTCCTCAAATGCCGGGAATACATGAAACTGCCGAACGGGGATTACTCTTCTATCAACCCCGAACACCTCTATACACTTCCCGCCGGGGATTATGCAGTATTTACCGTTCAGATTCAGGATGAGACTGCTGACTTTTCGCCACTGCTTGATTTTCTTTCATCAGAGGGCTTTACGACCGACATCGTGTTTGCCGAGGAAATCGGTTTTCAGCTTTTTAAATATATCCATAATTATTATTGTGAGATCAAAGCTCATCTGATAAAAAAATAA
- a CDS encoding TRAP transporter large permease codes for MSAQGIAIAVLLISFLVMILLRFPIAYAVALSSLLCLLTQGLPLTTICQQMVKGISSFSLMAVPFFITMGVLMGTGGISEKLIALANACVGWMTGGMAMVNIVASYFFGGISGSASADTASIGSIMIPMMVDQGYDDDFSTAVTITSSCEGLLVPPSHNMVIYAMSAGGISVGSLFLAGYLPGALLAVSLMVGSYIISKKRHYPKGEKFSFKALLKQIGVSIWALAAVVIVVVGVVAGWFTATESAAIAVFYSLIVSVYIYKGLNWKGVWKCLEQCIDTLSIVLILIATSSIFGYCLTTLHVPDMVANAIVGFSTNPIVIALLIDLILLFLGCIMDMAPIILIATPILLPIATSIGIDPVQFGIIMVLNCGIGLLTPPVGSVLFIGSAVSGVKMERVVKATLPFYVCMIIVLLLLTFVPEVSLLLPRVLGGYGG; via the coding sequence ATGAGCGCACAAGGAATTGCAATCGCAGTATTGCTGATCAGCTTTTTAGTAATGATACTCCTTAGATTTCCAATTGCATATGCAGTTGCATTGTCATCACTGCTTTGCTTACTGACACAGGGATTACCGCTTACTACGATCTGTCAGCAGATGGTAAAAGGAATCAGTTCTTTCAGTTTGATGGCAGTACCATTCTTTATCACGATGGGTGTACTGATGGGTACCGGTGGTATTTCAGAAAAACTGATCGCACTTGCCAATGCCTGTGTTGGATGGATGACAGGCGGTATGGCAATGGTAAATATCGTAGCATCTTATTTCTTTGGTGGAATTTCCGGATCTGCATCGGCTGATACCGCTTCCATCGGAAGTATCATGATCCCTATGATGGTAGACCAGGGATATGATGATGATTTTTCTACCGCAGTAACAATTACTTCTTCCTGTGAAGGACTTTTAGTTCCTCCAAGTCACAACATGGTTATCTATGCAATGTCAGCAGGTGGTATTTCCGTAGGAAGCCTTTTCCTTGCTGGTTATCTGCCAGGTGCATTGCTTGCAGTTTCCCTGATGGTAGGTTCTTATATTATTTCTAAGAAGAGACATTATCCGAAGGGAGAAAAATTCAGCTTTAAAGCATTATTAAAACAGATCGGAGTTTCTATCTGGGCACTCGCAGCCGTTGTTATCGTAGTTGTCGGTGTAGTAGCCGGATGGTTTACTGCAACTGAATCAGCAGCAATCGCAGTATTTTATAGTTTGATCGTCAGTGTGTATATTTATAAAGGCCTCAACTGGAAAGGTGTATGGAAATGTTTAGAGCAGTGCATTGATACGTTATCGATCGTATTGATCCTGATTGCAACTTCCAGTATCTTCGGTTACTGCCTGACCACATTACATGTACCTGATATGGTAGCAAATGCAATCGTAGGATTTTCTACAAACCCGATCGTAATTGCACTGTTGATTGACTTGATTCTTTTATTCCTTGGCTGTATCATGGATATGGCGCCGATTATCCTGATCGCAACACCGATCTTACTGCCGATCGCAACTTCCATCGGTATTGATCCGGTACAGTTCGGTATTATCATGGTATTAAACTGTGGTATTGGTCTTTTGACACCGCCGGTTGGTTCCGTATTATTCATCGGTTCCGCAGTCAGTGGTGTAAAAATGGAACGTGTCGTAAAGGCAACACTTCCATTCTATGTATGTATGATTATTGTATTACTGTTACTCACATTCGTTCCGGAAGTCAGCCTTCTGTTACCGAGAGTATTAGGCGGCTACGGCGGATGA
- a CDS encoding YcxB family protein: MTYQFKSEVTAGDFFKLTMSRTYRSVAGVCNMVFTVAMILFTAKFFKSSGDLMQMLMLFGCLLFPVVQPIAIYLKAKGQAKTMPKDVNLSFDDAGLHVTVGKEKESIGWRKLRVSKEPGMMIVFSDARHGYMLTNRILGAQKEEFYTFAKEKIAAAN, translated from the coding sequence ATGACATACCAGTTTAAGAGCGAAGTAACTGCAGGAGACTTCTTTAAATTAACAATGAGCCGGACTTACCGTTCGGTGGCAGGAGTCTGTAACATGGTCTTTACGGTGGCGATGATTTTATTTACAGCAAAATTTTTCAAAAGCTCCGGAGATCTGATGCAGATGCTGATGCTCTTTGGATGTCTGCTGTTTCCTGTGGTTCAGCCGATTGCAATCTACCTGAAAGCGAAAGGTCAGGCAAAAACAATGCCAAAAGATGTGAATCTTTCATTTGATGATGCAGGACTCCATGTGACAGTGGGAAAAGAGAAAGAGAGCATTGGCTGGAGAAAGCTGCGGGTGTCAAAAGAACCTGGCATGATGATCGTTTTTTCTGATGCAAGACATGGATATATGCTTACAAACCGTATTTTAGGAGCACAGAAAGAAGAATTTTATACATTTGCAAAAGAAAAGATCGCAGCAGCTAATTAA
- a CDS encoding response regulator transcription factor — protein MYRVLVADDEPIERMIVARTIKKYFSGQLEVVEAVNGREAAKFFTEKDCQIALLDIEMPGVNGLEAAGQIREKNRDCSIIFLTAFDEFNYAKRAISVHALDYLLKPGTEEELVTVLEEAIRLLNERTDGLREDRKEILPKKQEKKKDIQPESGNIRMSAVAENIRQYISMHYKEDISLQSVAEEMNYSDAYFCKIFKQCFDKSFIVYLTEFRMEQAKQLLADVRINVKDISTNVGYRDSNYFAKVFKRAVGSTPTEYRMEVLKQMETGNAVGGLG, from the coding sequence ATGTACCGTGTGTTGGTGGCGGACGATGAACCGATAGAGAGAATGATCGTCGCAAGAACGATAAAAAAATATTTTTCCGGACAGTTAGAAGTTGTGGAAGCAGTAAATGGCAGGGAGGCAGCAAAGTTTTTTACAGAAAAAGACTGTCAGATCGCATTGCTTGACATTGAGATGCCTGGTGTGAATGGTTTAGAGGCAGCAGGGCAGATCCGGGAAAAAAACAGGGACTGCAGCATTATTTTCCTGACAGCATTTGATGAATTTAATTATGCAAAACGCGCAATTTCGGTACATGCCCTGGATTATCTGCTGAAACCGGGAACTGAAGAGGAACTGGTTACAGTGCTAGAGGAAGCGATACGGCTGTTAAATGAGAGAACAGACGGATTGCGGGAAGATAGAAAAGAGATTTTACCGAAAAAACAGGAAAAAAAGAAAGATATCCAGCCGGAAAGCGGCAATATCAGAATGAGTGCTGTGGCAGAAAATATCAGACAGTATATCAGTATGCATTATAAAGAAGATATTTCCCTGCAGAGTGTTGCAGAAGAAATGAATTATTCTGATGCGTATTTCTGTAAGATATTCAAGCAGTGTTTCGATAAGAGTTTTATTGTATATCTGACCGAGTTCCGGATGGAGCAGGCAAAGCAGCTGCTTGCCGATGTCCGTATCAATGTAAAAGATATCAGCACGAATGTCGGATACCGGGATTCGAATTATTTTGCTAAAGTGTTTAAACGTGCCGTGGGAAGCACGCCTACAGAGTACCGGATGGAGGTCTTAAAGCAGATGGAGACGGGAAATGCTGTCGGAGGATTAGGATAA